A single genomic interval of Chloracidobacterium validum harbors:
- a CDS encoding HD-GYP domain-containing protein encodes MAGQVSALDAWAARIAECEREAVQIDALEGYTTPHAAQLAAWADELAVAFGFSERGRRDLQLAALLHDIGESHLDLPGLTAARPLTFAERHTLWRHPVVGERLAQERNLPEASRLLIRWHHENWDGSGYPDGLRGEQIPLAARILRTVDTWCALTQARPFRPALSPSDALDRLRSLVGTTLDPVVASRWLTRVLGNPEPASKVSPWTVSHSTVHQPPLIGFELAALQTIPFQTIALPFGGDGLLGWHLKLLGKQVFTNDARQAETCLAIGSVENNGYVLTASQLDAWLSRARDAEDNPDFPYNPALGRWFPPAQARWLAGFRRAVIADPNRIIQALGMSLGLYLGDYWLAFDPASTDRRSTLEEVAIEGLSKVNRAVDNQLANQATCLPAQAFAVQTSADVVYVRLPPLAAYHHATNHRDGWRETWVSDLPDALAQLTQKHTGRLGGQLGSRREYRAALRSLLRRLPHIPQWAIGISHDGQGLGLPDDLLTEIIGFRPIAKILTKPVSACGTLLNQSIVFCQTRVD; translated from the coding sequence ATGGCTGGACAAGTCTCCGCGCTAGACGCCTGGGCGGCGCGAATCGCCGAGTGCGAGCGTGAAGCGGTGCAGATTGATGCACTTGAAGGTTACACGACACCGCACGCGGCGCAGTTAGCGGCCTGGGCAGATGAACTGGCGGTTGCCTTTGGTTTTTCCGAACGCGGTCGCCGGGACCTTCAGCTTGCGGCGCTTCTCCACGATATTGGCGAAAGCCACCTGGATTTGCCCGGACTGACTGCGGCGCGGCCGCTCACGTTTGCCGAGCGCCACACCCTCTGGCGACATCCCGTCGTTGGTGAGCGGCTGGCGCAGGAAAGGAATCTCCCCGAAGCCAGCAGGCTACTGATTCGCTGGCACCACGAGAACTGGGATGGCTCCGGTTATCCAGATGGGTTGCGCGGCGAGCAGATTCCCCTGGCGGCGCGCATTCTGCGGACGGTGGACACCTGGTGTGCACTGACGCAGGCGCGTCCGTTCCGTCCGGCGCTAAGCCCATCAGACGCCCTTGACCGCTTGCGGTCGCTGGTTGGAACAACGCTTGATCCCGTCGTGGCAAGCCGCTGGTTGACGCGCGTGCTCGGCAACCCAGAGCCGGCAAGCAAAGTGTCGCCCTGGACGGTTTCCCACAGCACGGTTCATCAGCCTCCGCTAATTGGTTTTGAGTTGGCGGCGCTCCAAACGATACCGTTTCAAACCATTGCCCTGCCGTTTGGCGGTGACGGACTACTTGGCTGGCATCTCAAGCTGCTTGGCAAACAAGTCTTCACAAATGATGCGCGTCAAGCCGAGACATGCTTGGCAATTGGGTCGGTTGAAAACAACGGCTACGTCCTCACGGCCAGCCAGCTCGATGCCTGGTTGAGCCGTGCCCGCGACGCCGAAGACAATCCAGACTTTCCGTATAACCCAGCCTTAGGGCGCTGGTTTCCACCGGCGCAAGCCCGCTGGTTGGCCGGCTTCCGGCGCGCCGTCATCGCCGATCCAAACCGAATCATTCAAGCGCTTGGCATGAGCCTTGGCTTATATCTTGGGGACTACTGGCTGGCGTTCGATCCGGCATCCACAGACAGACGCTCGACACTGGAAGAGGTCGCCATTGAAGGGTTGTCCAAAGTCAATCGCGCCGTGGATAACCAACTGGCCAACCAGGCGACGTGCCTACCGGCGCAGGCATTTGCCGTCCAAACATCCGCTGATGTGGTCTATGTCCGCCTGCCGCCGTTGGCGGCCTACCATCATGCGACGAATCACCGAGACGGTTGGCGCGAAACTTGGGTGAGTGACCTCCCGGACGCGCTCGCGCAGTTGACTCAAAAACATACCGGACGCCTTGGCGGTCAGCTTGGTTCACGCCGTGAATACCGCGCGGCGTTACGTTCCTTGCTGCGGCGGCTGCCGCACATTCCTCAGTGGGCCATCGGCATCTCGCACGACGGGCAAGGCTTAGGGCTGCCTGACGACCTTCTGACGGAAATTATTGGTTTTCGACCGATTGCCAAGATTCTCACCAAACCGGTCAGCGCTTGCGGGACGCTCCTCAACCAATCCATCGTCTTTTGTCAGACTCGCGTGGACTGA
- a CDS encoding response regulator encodes MSEKPTLLVVDDEELIIELLTDLFEDDFTVVTASNGMLALKALREFPAIQGVITDLHMPLLNGVELVKEIRQIYPNLPVLGLSGTLKSSRESFFQGIPFLQKPFEVTELLLLARRLFQPGAH; translated from the coding sequence ATGAGTGAAAAGCCGACTTTACTTGTTGTTGACGATGAGGAGCTTATCATCGAGCTACTGACCGACCTGTTTGAAGACGACTTCACTGTCGTCACGGCTTCGAACGGGATGCTCGCGCTAAAGGCGCTCCGGGAGTTCCCAGCCATTCAGGGCGTCATCACCGACCTGCACATGCCGCTCCTGAATGGTGTCGAGCTTGTCAAAGAGATTCGCCAAATTTACCCCAATCTGCCCGTTCTGGGCCTTTCTGGAACCCTCAAGTCCTCTCGAGAGAGTTTCTTTCAAGGCATACCCTTCTTGCAAAAACCCTTTGAGGTCACTGAATTGTTGCTCCTAGCTCGTCGTCTCTTTCAACCAGGCGCGCACTAA
- a CDS encoding 5'-nucleotidase, lipoprotein e(P4) family, producing MSHVGQNARMVAVLAAGLLLGLGLGSTGTTALGQREMPPRVNPQERTLDANLFVQTSAEYVACCLQTYAWATERLRQRLAAMPPSDQPPAVIMDLDETVLDNAGFQSFLDRESKGYEQATWERWEREFPTEVGLVPGAKAFITEAERAGVTVVYISNRTDRDATMAALRRNGLSVDGMADRLLLRADTSDKTGRRKIVEDRYRVLLYVGDNLRDFSEVFVTPKLQPDASDAERLTALAARRAAVEQRAYRFGTDWFLLPNPVYGEWQTPLGKEPRRFLRPTQMK from the coding sequence ATGTCACACGTTGGTCAAAACGCTCGGATGGTGGCTGTCCTGGCTGCCGGGTTGCTGCTGGGGCTTGGGCTAGGCTCAACTGGGACGACGGCCCTTGGTCAGCGCGAGATGCCACCGCGGGTCAATCCCCAGGAACGCACCCTGGATGCCAACCTGTTTGTGCAAACGTCGGCGGAATACGTCGCCTGTTGCCTTCAGACCTACGCCTGGGCGACCGAGCGACTGCGCCAGCGCCTAGCCGCGATGCCCCCCTCTGACCAACCACCGGCCGTTATCATGGACTTGGACGAAACCGTTCTGGACAATGCCGGGTTTCAGTCCTTTCTCGACCGCGAAAGCAAAGGCTATGAGCAAGCCACCTGGGAACGTTGGGAGCGCGAGTTTCCGACCGAGGTGGGGCTGGTGCCCGGCGCAAAGGCCTTTATCACGGAGGCGGAACGGGCCGGCGTCACGGTCGTCTATATCTCGAACCGGACTGACCGGGACGCCACAATGGCTGCCCTGCGGCGCAACGGACTATCGGTTGATGGCATGGCCGACCGGCTCCTGCTGCGCGCGGACACGTCCGACAAGACGGGCCGCCGGAAAATCGTCGAAGATCGGTACCGGGTTTTGCTTTACGTGGGCGACAACCTGCGGGATTTTTCGGAAGTCTTCGTCACGCCCAAGCTCCAGCCCGATGCGTCTGACGCCGAGCGCCTGACAGCGCTCGCCGCCCGGCGCGCTGCCGTTGAGCAACGGGCCTATCGGTTCGGCACGGATTGGTTTCTCTTGCCCAATCCGGTCTATGGGGAATGGCAAACACCGCTTGGGAAGGAACCGCGCCGTTTTCTACGTCCGACACAGATGAAGTAG
- a CDS encoding molybdopterin oxidoreductase family protein yields the protein MSQEKRHYRACNLCEALCGLEITLKDGAITRIEGDRQDPFSRGYVCPKGVALQDLHDDPNRLRHPVRRTPGGAWQRIAWESAFDEIATRLRDIQSRHGLNAVATYQGNPAVHNFGTVLSFPSFVRTLKTRNIYSASSVDQLPHMVAAHAMFGHGLLLPVPDVDRTEFFLVMGANPVVSNGSLMTAPGMSRRLEALRRRGGKLVVVDPRRTETAALADQHLFIRPGTDAYLLLGMLHVIFADGLVRLGRLAAFTDGVEALAAIVRDFPPARVAAATGISATTIETLARAFATAPVAVCYGRVGLSIQPFGTTAQWLVNALNIVTGNLDREGGAMFPKAALDPLERFTAGHLGAWKSRVRGLPEFAGELPVAALAEEILTPGKGQVRALVTIAGNPVLSTPNGKQLEAALQTLEFMASVDIYINETTRHAHIILPPTGTLEHENYAAIFHHLSVRNTVKYSPALFAPAADTRHDWQIFLELETRLASRTPFEALKAQVRRGIRLGLGVDGMLDLAFRFGPYGTGLFGDGLTLAKVKAAVHGIDLGPLQPALPARLWTKNKRIALAPELLTRDMTRVRAALDDALAEPLNGHLLLIGRRQLRSNNSWMHNSERLVRGKERCTLLVHPQDAQRHGIVSGQVVNVVSRVGSIRAPVEVSDEVMPGVVSLPHGWGHDRPGVQLDVARRYPGVSINDVTDEQLVDEASGNAALSGVPVRLFPATEAVT from the coding sequence ATGTCCCAGGAAAAACGACACTACCGAGCTTGTAACCTCTGCGAAGCCCTGTGCGGGCTTGAAATCACGCTCAAGGATGGCGCTATCACGCGCATCGAAGGTGATCGCCAGGACCCGTTCAGTCGGGGATACGTCTGTCCCAAGGGCGTTGCGTTGCAAGACCTACATGACGATCCAAACCGGCTGCGGCACCCCGTCCGGCGCACCCCCGGCGGCGCCTGGCAGCGCATAGCCTGGGAGTCGGCATTTGATGAAATCGCCACCCGGCTGCGCGACATTCAGTCCCGCCATGGCTTGAATGCCGTGGCAACCTATCAGGGCAACCCGGCAGTTCACAACTTCGGCACGGTGCTGTCGTTTCCATCCTTTGTGCGGACGCTCAAGACCAGAAACATCTACTCGGCAAGTTCGGTTGACCAGTTGCCCCACATGGTCGCGGCGCATGCGATGTTCGGCCACGGCTTGTTGCTGCCCGTGCCAGACGTGGACCGAACTGAGTTTTTCCTTGTGATGGGCGCGAATCCAGTGGTTTCCAATGGAAGCTTGATGACCGCGCCCGGCATGTCGCGCCGACTTGAAGCCCTGCGGCGGCGCGGTGGCAAGTTGGTCGTCGTGGACCCACGCCGCACCGAAACGGCTGCGCTGGCCGACCAACACCTTTTCATCCGGCCGGGAACGGACGCTTACCTTCTGCTGGGCATGCTGCACGTTATCTTTGCCGATGGGCTGGTTCGGCTTGGCCGGTTGGCGGCATTTACTGATGGCGTCGAAGCCCTGGCCGCCATTGTGCGTGATTTTCCCCCGGCCCGGGTCGCTGCGGCGACCGGCATCAGCGCCACGACGATTGAAACCCTGGCCCGCGCCTTTGCCACTGCTCCGGTGGCAGTCTGCTACGGGCGCGTTGGGCTTTCCATTCAGCCGTTTGGCACGACCGCACAGTGGCTCGTCAACGCGCTCAACATCGTCACCGGCAACCTGGACCGGGAAGGCGGAGCCATGTTTCCCAAGGCGGCGCTCGACCCGCTCGAACGCTTCACGGCCGGTCACTTGGGGGCCTGGAAGAGTCGCGTACGCGGCCTGCCGGAATTCGCCGGTGAACTGCCGGTCGCCGCGCTGGCCGAGGAAATTCTCACCCCCGGTAAAGGACAGGTGCGGGCACTCGTCACGATTGCCGGCAACCCAGTACTTTCGACGCCCAACGGTAAGCAGTTGGAGGCCGCACTCCAAACGCTTGAGTTCATGGCGTCGGTGGACATCTACATCAATGAGACGACCCGCCATGCGCATATCATCTTGCCGCCGACCGGAACGCTGGAGCACGAAAACTATGCGGCAATTTTTCACCACCTGTCTGTCCGCAATACGGTCAAGTACTCGCCGGCACTTTTCGCGCCGGCCGCGGACACCCGTCACGATTGGCAAATTTTTCTTGAACTGGAAACTCGCCTGGCAAGCCGGACGCCGTTTGAAGCTCTCAAGGCCCAAGTTCGACGCGGCATCCGGTTGGGCCTGGGCGTGGACGGGATGCTTGACCTGGCCTTCCGCTTTGGTCCGTACGGAACGGGTTTGTTTGGTGATGGGTTGACCCTGGCCAAGGTCAAGGCCGCCGTTCACGGGATTGACCTCGGCCCACTGCAACCGGCCCTGCCGGCCAGGCTGTGGACGAAGAACAAACGCATCGCCCTGGCGCCGGAACTGTTGACGCGCGACATGACGCGCGTGCGTGCTGCGCTCGACGATGCTCTTGCGGAGCCGCTCAATGGTCATCTGCTCCTCATTGGCCGCCGTCAGCTTCGCAGCAACAACTCCTGGATGCACAACAGCGAACGGCTCGTGCGCGGCAAAGAGCGGTGCACGCTCCTGGTTCACCCCCAGGATGCCCAGCGCCATGGCATCGTTTCCGGGCAGGTGGTCAATGTCGTCTCCCGCGTCGGATCTATCCGCGCGCCGGTGGAAGTGTCCGATGAAGTCATGCCCGGTGTGGTGAGCTTGCCGCATGGGTGGGGGCATGATCGTCCGGGTGTCCAGCTTGACGTTGCGCGGCGCTATCCCGGCGTCAGCATCAACGATGTCACTGACGAACAACTGGTGGATGAAGCTAGCGGCAATGCGGCACTGAGTGGCGTGCCGGTTCGGCTGTTTCCGGCAACAGAGGCGGTAACATAA
- a CDS encoding CoA transferase yields the protein MSNRVLDLCRLLPGPLAGRMLADLGFDVLRLLPPAGDMTQALSPQLYDWLSSGKQTETLDLKTPDGVAYLKSLVSDAAVLLETNRPGVMERLGVGPDALRTINPKLTYVRIASYRDEVFHDAPGHDLTYLAAGGFLPRFGDGWKHLQIADGAGAYWAVIAALDGLRKGGGFYEVYLSEAAGGLGYPTPVKLDGSIVCYGIYPTLDGQLALGLLEPHLWQRFCTAVGREDWRASAFSPAIESNPVYVEIKKLLSERTAAEWEQTALTHGFPARKVQPYTAPASTVPWRETR from the coding sequence ATGTCAAATCGAGTCCTTGATTTGTGCCGTCTTTTGCCCGGCCCGCTGGCCGGGCGAATGCTGGCTGACCTTGGCTTTGATGTGCTGCGCCTCCTGCCGCCGGCCGGCGATATGACCCAAGCGCTTTCACCCCAGTTGTATGACTGGCTTTCCAGTGGGAAACAAACGGAAACCCTCGACCTGAAGACACCAGACGGCGTTGCGTACCTGAAGTCGTTGGTGTCTGACGCGGCCGTGCTGTTGGAAACCAACCGGCCGGGCGTCATGGAGCGCCTTGGCGTCGGACCGGATGCGCTGCGGACAATCAACCCAAAGCTGACCTACGTGCGAATTGCGAGCTACCGGGATGAGGTTTTTCATGACGCGCCCGGTCATGACCTGACCTACCTCGCGGCCGGTGGCTTTCTGCCGCGCTTTGGTGACGGTTGGAAGCATTTGCAAATTGCCGACGGGGCCGGGGCGTACTGGGCCGTGATTGCGGCGCTGGATGGACTCCGCAAAGGCGGCGGCTTCTATGAAGTGTATTTGTCCGAAGCGGCAGGTGGTCTAGGCTACCCAACGCCGGTCAAGCTCGATGGAAGCATCGTTTGTTATGGGATCTATCCCACGCTCGACGGTCAGTTGGCCCTAGGCCTTCTCGAACCGCACCTCTGGCAACGATTTTGCACGGCCGTTGGGCGCGAGGATTGGCGGGCGTCTGCCTTCTCGCCGGCCATTGAGAGCAATCCAGTCTATGTCGAAATCAAGAAGCTCTTGTCTGAGCGCACGGCCGCCGAGTGGGAGCAGACGGCACTGACACATGGCTTTCCGGCGCGCAAGGTTCAGCCATACACCGCGCCGGCCAGCACGGTTCCCTGGCGTGAAACGCGCTGA